The Antechinus flavipes isolate AdamAnt ecotype Samford, QLD, Australia chromosome 4, AdamAnt_v2, whole genome shotgun sequence genomic interval aaggaggaagaaaggagggagggaggaaaggagggaaggaaggaatgaagggaggaaggaaggaagagaaggaggaagaagagaagagaagagggagggaatgtGGAAGGAGAGAGTGAAACTAATATGGATTAAGCAGCCTATGTGTTAAATGTCAATTAATCATCTTCTATGTGGCAGGCACTAACTAAATACtagggatgcaaaaagaggcaaaagacatccCCAGCCTTTAATTATATCTGAAATTGTTCCTCACAAGAGGGTAGGACAACACTgtgaaatagatattattattacccctattttataattaaagaaactgaggcaggctgagattacatgatttgcctgggatcacatagctagtaataaTCTGAGGTtgcttttgaattcaaatcttcccgCCAGGCCTAACACTAACCACAGTACCACCTTGCTACCTCTAACTAGAAATATGCAATACAAATCCAAATAATACCACCTCTAAATGCTAAATCTGGGCTATTGAAATGAACTTAGGCAATGAATAAGAAACAACCATATGTAAATCCAGACAAAAGATATGGGGGAGCTCAGAACAcactaagtcatttaatctttccccAGGAAAAGGACATAAAAGTTGAAATTCTTCTTCTGTATTAATACCTGTGTAAGAATCAAGACTTTCTAACAGGTCTTTATTGACTAACTGAGATGAATAGCTTAACCTCTCAATTGGTGTTTCATTATAGCAAAAGGGTTGAATCAGTCCCATCCCCATTCCTCGCCAGTAAGGGGCTTCAGGGATGAAAGCGATCAGAGTTACAAAATATAAGCATGACTATTTTTCTTGATAATGAGTACTAAGTAGGAAGGAAAAAGCAATGGTaaacaagataattataaataaaaactaggataaataaaaaatggCTCTTCTCTACCCTTCAGGTCCACCTTACTTTACAACAAGATGTCTCAGCTCTTAAAAAGCATTGTCACCGTAATTGATGTCTTCTACAATTATTGTGGCCAGGATGAGGAATGTGACACATTGTGCAAAAAGGAACTTCAGGAACTTTTGAATAAAGAGATGGGTCCACTTTTGAAGGTAAGATCTATCTATCAGATGATCACTTGTTTTGTATCCAGGCTAGACTTGcccaaagatttcttttttttctgcttactAGCAGGCAAAGATGATTTATATTCTCAATGTCCCACTTCAGACTCTAGTACGCAACATTCCAGAATTTGACATAATAATGACCATTTCTAACATGTATGtgatgttttaaagtttgcaaaatactatCCATGGATTACTTCCTTTGAACCTCACAATGATCCAATGACAGAGCTATCATATTCCTAGTTTATAGATACAGACCCAAGTGACCCTGAGGGAAGGCTCAATGATAGTCTTGTCTTTCTTTATGGTGTTACTAACCTTAAGTTTAAGGATATGTTTTAACTACTGGTCAGTTTTCTCTAATTCTTAACAATTCAGCCTTAAATTTTTTCCTGCTAAATTGAAAGCTTATACACTGATGATCCTTTggatcaggatccaaaaagatcttggcaTAGTAGAGCACTGAGCAAAATGTGATAAAATGAGATTCAAGtcaagacagcaagcatttattaagcatctgattTCATATTCAAAAGTTCAAAAACTCAAATTCATGAATATAAGATGAACTGGGGTTCAGAGAAGgaactagctgtgagaccttgggAAGTCAATCTCACAGTTTCCTCAGGATATCAAGGATAATGATTGctcctacctctcagggttgctgggagaataaaataaactaatatttataaaatgctttgtaaaccttaaagtactatataaatcctTTCAATTATAAACAATTACTATGTTTATACattttatgttataaaatattttgttatgaaATATGTCAATGTTATATATTAAACACACActtataaagttatttttgtattatgtatcatgtgtattaatatataatattataattctgGTGATTATTATAAACATGGTcacaaaattaatatgaaaagtGGGAtctgaatatgaatcaacatgaccACAGCATTGTAGCCATTGGACAATACTTGTACAAAGTAGACAATcactaaataaaagataaattaattaatCACTACAATTACTTACATGCCTAAAAAAAAGGGTTATTAGGTAGATGAAATTTGTTTTCAGATGCCTTCCTCTAATTTTTCTATGTCCTTCTTAGACACAGGAATACTTATCCCTATCATTGACCCTACCGTAGCACAGGgttctcctttttccccccaagttcttttttggccagAGAAAGGCAATCTGAAAACTAATTCATATGAATGTATTCTTGACGGGGTCTGTTCCTCTTCTCCCAGGAGAAATTATAAGCCCTGAAAAGAACGATCAATTTTTGAATAATAGCATTTCAGGCACTCTGGCCCTACAAGTGGCAAAGTGCTTCCAAAATCAAACTAGAGAAATTAAGATGAGTAACTAATAGGAAGTCAATCACAtttagtcagtcagtaaacatttataaaaacacttactatgtgctaagtataATGCGAAGTGCTATCATATTGAATGACAATTGATCCCAAAATACTTGATTTGCATTCAAGATATTATGTTGAATATTGTGACTCCTTTTATACACCAagtacatcttttattttttttattccctttaccCCTGTGCTttcattctttccatctctttttgcCTAGTGCCTGGGAGCTTTGTCAGACCAAACGAAGCTACTATCCACTGGGGTCTTCCCAATACATACATTTTGACAATCTTCCTTCACTTAGTAAGTGAAGAATAGACATCAGACTCACAGGCTTATTCCTTGTTCTTATACAGAATCCCAACAATCCTGATACTGTGGATGTCTTCATGCAAATCTTAGACAGGGATCATGACAGAAGAGTGGACTTTACTGAATATCTGCTGATGGTATTCAAGTTGACCATGGCCTGCAATAAATCTGTCGTCAATGAATATTGCCATGCTTCAGGGTCAAAGCAGAAACACCAAGGTCATCATCACCAGGAGGCACAGAATAAATCAGAGGAAGAGGAAGTGTCAACAGAGCAAGAGTCAGACTCCAGTTACTCAAACAGGAGTTCAAGAGAAGGATATGGGTCATCCAGGTCTGAGCGATCACATAGGACCAGGAACCACAGACAAGGGTCTGGCTCTACTGGGGGGGGAAGAAATGATTCCTCATATCATGTAGGACATGGGGAGGGCTCAAGAAGGAGCTATCATCGATCAAGTTCAAGCCATTCAGGGAGTAGTAGCGGATCCAAAGCAAATAAGCAGGTGGGGAGGAGACATAAAACAAGTATTAGCCCCTCCAGAAAATCTGGAGGAGAAGAATATGAATATGGCACTAACCACTCAGGTAGAGAGGAAAGACATGGATTCAGCAATAGCCAGACAGGCAGATTTGAGGCACCAGAAGAAGGGTtcaaaagagggagagacagaggacaAGGCCACAGCTCTAGATCACATCATTCTTCTAGCTATGAGTCAGAGCAGTCATCTACCTATCAGCAACACCAACCTAACTCTAGCCATTCCTCTAATTATGGACAAGGTGGATCAAGTTCAGACCACTACTCAAGCCAAGGACAACATGGTTCTGACTCAGAGCAGTACTCCAATTATGGACAAAATCAGTCAAGCTCAGGACAGTCCTCAGGCCATGGGCACTGTGAATGTGGGTCAAGTCAGTCTTCCAGCCATGGACAATATGAGACAGGCTCGGGGCAATCCTCTAACTTTGGGTCTGGTTCAGGTCAATCTTCCAGGCAAAGACGACATGGTTCTAGCTCAAATAGTCAGTCAGAAAGTTGGGGAGGACACAGACAAAGTTCAAGTTCAAATCAGTCCTCCAGCCATAGGAGACATGGGTCAGGATCAGGTCAATCCTCTAGTTATGGACAACATGGGTCAAGGTCTGGTCAGTCCTCCCACTATAGTCATGGATCAGGCTCAGGTCAGTCTTCTGGCTATGGTCAACATGAATCAGGCTCAGGTGAGTCCTCTAGCTATGGACAACATGGATCTAGCTCAGGGCAGTCTTCTGGCTATGGCCATGGGTCAGGGGGTCAGTCTTCCAGCTATGGCCATCATGGATCTGGTTCAGGTCCATCTTCTGGCTATGGCCATGGGTCAGGGCCAGGTCAATCTTCTAACTATGGACACCATGAATCTGGCTCCAGCAGTCACTCAGAATGTTGTGGAGGATCAGGACATTACTCTAGTTCACATCAGTCTTCTGGCTATAGTCACCATGGATCAGGCTCAGGTCAGTCCTCTGGGTATGGCCAACATGGATCTAGCTCAGGTCAGTCCTCTGGCTATGGCCACCATGGATCAGGCTCAGGTCAGTCCTCCAGTTATGGCCAACATGGATCTAGCTCAGGTCAGTCCTCTGGCTATGGCCAACATGGATCTAGCTCAGGTCAGTCCTCTGGCTATGGCCAACATGGGACAGGCTCAGGACAGTCCTCTGGCTATGGCCAACATGGATCTAGCTCAGGTCACTCTTCCGGCTATGGCCAACATGGATCTAGCTCAGGTCAGTCCTCCAGCTGTGGCCAACATGGATCTAGCTCAGGTCAGTCCTCCGGCTATGGCCAACATGGGACAGGCTCAGGTCAGTCTTCTGGCTATGGCCAACATGGATCTAGCTCAGGTCAGTCCTCCAGCTATGGTCAACATGGATCTAGCTCAGGTCAGTCCTCTGGCTATGGCCAACATGGATCTAGCTCAGGTCAGTCCTCTGGCTATGGCCAACATGGATCTAGCTCAGGTCAGTCCTCCGGCTATGGCCAACATGGATCTAGTTCAGGTCAGTCCTCTGGTTATGGCCAACATGGATCTAGCTCAGGTCAGTCCTCTGGCTATGGCCAACATGGATCTAGCTCAGGTCAGTCCTCTGGCTATGGCCAACATGGGACAGGCTCAGGTCAGTCCTCTGGCTATGGCCAACATGGATCTAGTTCAGGTCAGTCCTCCGGCTATGGCCAACATGGGACAGGCTCAGGTCAGTCTTCCAGCTATGGCCAACATGGATCTAGCTCAGGTCAGTCTTCTGGCTATGGCCAACATGAGTCAGGCTCAGGTCAATCTTCCAGCTATGGTCAACATGGATCTAGCTCAGGTCAGTCCTCCAGCTGTGGCCAACATGGATCTAGCTCAGGTCAGTCCTCTGGCTATGGCCAACATGGATCTAGCTCAGGTCAGTCCTCCGGCTATGGCCAACATGGATCTAGCTCAGGTCAGTCCTCTGGCTATGGCCAACATGGATCTAGTTCAGGTCAGTCCTCCGGCTATGGCCAACATGGGACAGGCTCAGGTCAGTCTTCCAGCTATGGCCAACATGGATCTAGCTCAGGTCAGTCTTCTGGCTATGGCCAACATGGATCTAGCTCAGGTCAGTCCTCTGGCTATGGCCAACATGAGTCAGGCTCAGGTCAATCTTCCAGCTATGGTCAACATGGATCTAGCTCAGGTCAGTCCTCCAGCTGTGGCCAACATGGATCTAGCTCAGGTCAGTCCTCCGGCTATGGCCAACATGGATCTAGCTCAGGTCAGTCCTCCGGCTATGGCCAACATGGATCTAGCTCAGGTCAGTCCTCTGGCTATGGCCAACATGGATCTAGTTCAGGTCAGTCCTCTGGCTATGGCCAACATGGATCTAGCTCAGGTCAGTCCTCTGGCTATGGCCAACATGGATCTAGTTCAGGTCAGTCCTCCGGCTATGGCCAACATGGGACAGGCTCAGGTCAGTCTTCCGGCTATGGCCAACATGGATCTAGCTCAGGTCAGTCCTCTGGCTATGGCCAACATGGATCTAGCTCAGGTCAATCCTCTGGCTATGGCCAACATGAGTCAAGCTCAGGTCAATCTTCCAGCTGTGGCCAACATGTATCTAGTTCAGGTCAGTCCTCTAGCTATGGCCAACATGGATCTAGCTCAGGTCAGCCCTCCGGCTATGGCCAACATGGATCTAGTTCAGGTCAGTCCTCCAGCTACGGCCAACATGGATCTAGCTCAGGTCAGTCCTCTGGGTATGGCCAACATGGATCTAGTTCAGGTCAGTCCTCTGGCTATGGCCAACATGGATCTAGTTCAGGTCAGTCCTCCAGCTACGGCCAACATGGATCTAGCTCAGGTCAGTCCTCTGGGTATGGCCAACATGGATCTAGTTCAGGTCAGTCCTCTGGCTATGGCCAACATGGATCTAGTTCAGGTCAGTCCTCTGGCTATGGCCAACATGGATCTAGCTCAGGTCAGTCCTCTGGCTATGGCCAACATGGATCTAGTTCAGGTCAGTCCTCTGGCTATGGCCAACATGGATCTAGCTCAGGTCAGTCCTCTGGCTATGGCCAACATGAGTCAGGCTCAGGTCAATCGTCCAGCTATGGCCAACATGGATCTAGCTCAGGTCAGTCCTCCAGCTGTGGCCAACATGGATCTAGTTCAGGTCAGTCCTCTGGGTATGGCCAACATGGATCTAGCTCAGGACAGTCCTCTGGCTATGGCCAACATGGATCTAGCTCAGGTCAGTCCTCTGGCTATGGCCAACATGAGTCAGGCTCAGGTCAATCTTCCAGCTATGGCCAACATGGATCTAGTTCAGGTCAGTCCTCTGGCTATGGCCAACATGGGTCAGGTTCCAGTGGTCATTCAGAGAATTGTGGACAACAAAGCTATAATTCAAGTTCACATCAGTCTTCTAGCTGTGGTCAATCTGGGTCTAAGTATGGTCAGTCCTCTAGTGGTGGATCTGGCTCTAGTCAATCCTCCAGCCAgagaagatatagatatagttcaGGTGGCCAATCCGAGAGAGGTGGACGACAAGGACATAGTTCAAGTTCACATCGGTCCTCTAGCTGTGGAGGATCTGGGTCCAGGTATGGTCAGTCCTCTGGTGGTGGATATGGCTCTAGTCAATCCTCTAGCCAGAGAAGATATAGATACAATTCAGGTGGTCAGTCTCAGAGGTGTGGACGACAAGAGCGTAGTTCAAGTTCACATCGGTCCTCTAGCTATGGACGACATAGATCTTGCTCTGGTGAATCATCTAACTCTGCACAACATGGGTCTGGTTCAAGACAGTCATCTAGTCAGAGACAGCATGGATCCAGCTCAAGTGGTCAGTCAGGAAGTTGTGGACAGCAAAGACGTGGTTCAAGTTCACGTCAGTCCTCCAGCTATGGACAATGCCAGTCTGGCTCAGGTCAGTCCTCTAATTATGGGCAACAAGGGTCCAGCTATGGTCAGTCTTCTAGCTGTGGATCTGGCTCAGGTGATCAGTCAGTAAGTTGTGGAGAACAAGGACAGTACTCTAACTATGGACAGTGTAGTTCTGGTTCAGGACTGCCTTCCAGTTATGGATCTGGATCAGGCCAGTCAACGTGCCAGAGTTCAGGCAGTCAGTCGGGAAACTGTGGAGAACAATACTATTCAAATTCACAACAGTCCTCTAGTTACGGACAATGTGGGTCTGTATGTGATCAGTACTCTGACTATCCACAATATGGGTGTCAATCTTCTAGCTCTGGAACTTATGGTTCAGGTTCAGCTCAGTACTGTAGTTCTGGAAGTCATGGATCCAGTGTGGGCGGACAGACATGTAGTTCAGGGAGACAAAGATGTAATTCAAATGGTAGCTGTGGGGAGTTTGGGAGAAAAACAGTTGGCTCAACATTCATGCTGTATGAGGACAGCAATAATGAGTCATCAGggaatagaaataatgaaagtaAGACAGTGTGCAGCCTCTCTAGCCAAGATGGAGTTGGTTCTCAGAGAGCAGGAGGAAATTATGGAAGGGTGAGAACATACTCAGGTTCCCAATACCCCTGTAGCATCACTCCTCTCTATGAGTATTGCCAAGAGCAAAGATTTCATTACTACAAGTGAAAAGGTAGCTGAAtgttaaataattgaaataatagaaaaagaggaaagaaacatttatacTATGACCAGGCCATTTACTGTGGCGTTCAGTTCTGGGAACAGGGCAAACTGCCTTTGTCCTTTTCATTTAAACCTAGATGTCAACTCTATGCCTTCTATCTGGTGGTAGTTTCTTAAAACAGTTCCACTTAGTGGTGTAGGGTATTTAGCTCCTTGGTTAAGAAACAGTAATTAGACAGAGTCCATGGAGTGTAACACT includes:
- the LOC127559043 gene encoding uncharacterized protein LOC127559043 isoform X19, with translation MVLTQSSTPIMDKISQAQDSPQAMGTVNVGQVSLPAMDNMRQARGNPLTLGLVQVNLPGKDDMVLAQIVSQKVGEDTDKVQVQISPPAIGDMGQDQVNPLVMDNMGQGLVSPPTIVMDQAQVSLLAMVNMNQAQVSPLAMDNMDLAQGSLLAMAMGQGVSLPAMAIMDLVQVHLLAMAMGQGQVNLLTMDTMNLAPAVTQNVVEDQDITLVHISLLAIVTMDQAQVSPLGMANMDLAQVSPLAMATMDQAQVSPPVMANMDLAQVSPLAMANMDLAQVSPLAMANMSQAQVNLPAMVNMDLAQVSPPAVANMDLAQVSPPAMANMDLAQVSPPAMANMDLAQVSPLAMANMDLVQVSPLAMANMDLAQVSPLAMANMDLVQVSPLAMANMDLVQVSPPATANMDLAQVSPLGMANMDLVQVSPLAMANMDLVQVSPLAMANMDLAQVSPLAMANMDLVQVSPLAMANMDLAQVSPLAMANMSQAQVNLPAMANMDLVQVSPLAMANMGQVPVVIQRIVDNKAIIQVHISLLAVVNLGLSMVSPLVVDLALVNPPAREDIDIVQVANPREVDDKDIVQVHIGPLAVEDLGPGMVSPLVVDMALVNPLAREDIDTIQVVSLRGVDDKSVVQVHIGPLAMDDIDLALVNHLTLHNMGLVQDSHLVRDSMDPAQVVSQEVVDSKDVVQVHVSPPAMDNASLAQVSPLIMGNKGPAMVSLLAVDLAQVISQ
- the LOC127559043 gene encoding uncharacterized protein LOC127559043 isoform X14, coding for MVLTQSSTPIMDKISQAQDSPQAMGTVNVGQVSLPAMDNMRQARGNPLTLGLVQVNLPGKDDMVLAQIVSQKVGEDTDKVQVQISPPAIGDMGQDQVNPLVMDNMGQGLVSPPTIVMDQAQVSLLAMVNMNQAQVSPLAMDNMDLAQGSLLAMAMGQGVSLPAMAIMDLVQVHLLAMAMGQGQVNLLTMDTMNLAPAVTQNVVEDQDITLVHISLLAIVTMDQAQVSPLGMANMDLAQVSPLAMATMDQAQVSPPVMANMDLAQVSPLAMANMDLAQVSPLAMANMSQAQVNLPAMVNMDLAQVSPPAVANMDLAQVSPPAMANMDLAQVSPPAMANMDLAQVSPLAMANMDLVQVSPLAMANMDLAQVSPLAMANMDLVQVSPLAMANMDLVQVSPLGMANMDLVQVSPLAMANMDLVQVSPLAMANMDLAQVSPLAMANMDLVQVSPPAVANMDLVQVSPLGMANMDLAQDSPLAMANMDLAQVSPLAMANMSQAQVNLPAMANMDLVQVSPLAMANMGQVPVVIQRIVDNKAIIQVHISLLAVVNLGLSMVSPLVVDLALVNPPAREDIDIVQVANPREVDDKDIVQVHIGPLAVEDLGPGMVSPLVVDMALVNPLAREDIDTIQVVSLRGVDDKSVVQVHIGPLAMDDIDLALVNHLTLHNMGLVQDSHLVRDSMDPAQVVSQEVVDSKDVVQVHVSPPAMDNASLAQVSPLIMGNKGPAMVSLLAVDLAQVISQ
- the LOC127559043 gene encoding uncharacterized protein LOC127559043 isoform X47, yielding MVLTQSSTPIMDKISQAQDSPQAMGTVNVGQVSLPAMDNMRQARGNPLTLGLVQVNLPGKDDMVLAQIVSQKVGEDTDKVQVQISPPAIGDMGQDQVNPLVMDNMGQGLVSPPTIVMDQAQVSLLAMVNMNQAQVSPLAMDNMDLAQGSLLAMAMGQGVSLPAMAIMDLVQVHLLAMAMGQGQVNLLTMDTMNLAPAVTQNVVEDQDITLVHISLLAIVTMDQAQVSPLGMANMDLAQVSPLAMATMDQAQVSPPVMANMDLAQVSPLAMANMDLAQVSPLAMANMSQAQVNLPAMVNMDLAQVSPPAVANMDLAQVSPPAMANMDLAQVSPPAMANMDLAQVSPLAMANMDLVQVSPLGMANMDLVQVSPLAMANMDLVQVSPLAMANMDLVQVSPLAMANMDLAQVSPLAMANMSQAQVNLPAMANMDLVQVSPLAMANMGQVPVVIQRIVDNKAIIQVHISLLAVVNLGLSMVSPLVVDLALVNPPAREDIDIVQVANPREVDDKDIVQVHIGPLAVEDLGPGMVSPLVVDMALVNPLAREDIDTIQVVSLRGVDDKSVVQVHIGPLAMDDIDLALVNHLTLHNMGLVQDSHLVRDSMDPAQVVSQEVVDSKDVVQVHVSPPAMDNASLAQVSPLIMGNKGPAMVSLLAVDLAQVISQ
- the LOC127559043 gene encoding uncharacterized protein LOC127559043 isoform X20 — protein: MVLTQSSTPIMDKISQAQDSPQAMGTVNVGQVSLPAMDNMRQARGNPLTLGLVQVNLPGKDDMVLAQIVSQKVGEDTDKVQVQISPPAIGDMGQDQVNPLVMDNMGQGLVSPPTIVMDQAQVSLLAMVNMNQAQVSPLAMDNMDLAQGSLLAMAMGQGVSLPAMAIMDLVQVHLLAMAMGQGQVNLLTMDTMNLAPAVTQNVVEDQDITLVHISLLAIVTMDQAQVSPLGMANMDLAQVSPLAMATMDQAQVSPPVMANMDLAQVSPLAMANMDLAQVSPLAMANMSQAQVNLPAMVNMDLAQVSPPAVANMDLAQVSPPAMANMDLAQVSPPAMANMDLAQVSPLAMANMDLVQVSPLAMANMDLAQVSPLAMANMDLVQVSPLAMANMDLVQVSPLAMANMDLVQVSPLAMANMDLAQVSPLAMANMDLVQVSPPAVANMDLVQVSPLGMANMDLAQDSPLAMANMDLAQVSPLAMANMSQAQVNLPAMANMDLVQVSPLAMANMGQVPVVIQRIVDNKAIIQVHISLLAVVNLGLSMVSPLVVDLALVNPPAREDIDIVQVANPREVDDKDIVQVHIGPLAVEDLGPGMVSPLVVDMALVNPLAREDIDTIQVVSLRGVDDKSVVQVHIGPLAMDDIDLALVNHLTLHNMGLVQDSHLVRDSMDPAQVVSQEVVDSKDVVQVHVSPPAMDNASLAQVSPLIMGNKGPAMVSLLAVDLAQVISQ
- the LOC127559043 gene encoding uncharacterized protein LOC127559043 isoform X31 → MVLTQSSTPIMDKISQAQDSPQAMGTVNVGQVSLPAMDNMRQARGNPLTLGLVQVNLPGKDDMVLAQIVSQKVGEDTDKVQVQISPPAIGDMGQDQVNPLVMDNMGQGLVSPPTIVMDQAQVSLLAMVNMNQAQVSPLAMDNMDLAQGSLLAMAMGQGVSLPAMAIMDLVQVHLLAMAMGQGQVNLLTMDTMNLAPAVTQNVVEDQDITLVHISLLAIVTMDQAQVSPLGMANMDLAQVSPLAMATMDQAQVSPPVMANMDLAQVSPLAMANMDLAQVSPLAMANMSQAQVNLPAMVNMDLAQVSPPAVANMDLAQVSPPAMANMDLAQVSPPAMANMDLAQVSPLAMANMDLVQVSPLAMANMDLAQVSPLAMANMDLVQVSPLAMANMDLVQVSPPATANMDLAQVSPLAMANMDLVQVSPPAVANMDLVQVSPLGMANMDLAQDSPLAMANMDLAQVSPLAMANMSQAQVNLPAMANMDLVQVSPLAMANMGQVPVVIQRIVDNKAIIQVHISLLAVVNLGLSMVSPLVVDLALVNPPAREDIDIVQVANPREVDDKDIVQVHIGPLAVEDLGPGMVSPLVVDMALVNPLAREDIDTIQVVSLRGVDDKSVVQVHIGPLAMDDIDLALVNHLTLHNMGLVQDSHLVRDSMDPAQVVSQEVVDSKDVVQVHVSPPAMDNASLAQVSPLIMGNKGPAMVSLLAVDLAQVISQ
- the LOC127559043 gene encoding uncharacterized protein LOC127559043 isoform X25, whose protein sequence is MVLTQSSTPIMDKISQAQDSPQAMGTVNVGQVSLPAMDNMRQARGNPLTLGLVQVNLPGKDDMVLAQIVSQKVGEDTDKVQVQISPPAIGDMGQDQVNPLVMDNMGQGLVSPPTIVMDQAQVSLLAMVNMNQAQVSPLAMDNMDLAQGSLLAMAMGQGVSLPAMAIMDLVQVHLLAMAMGQGQVNLLTMDTMNLAPAVTQNVVEDQDITLVHISLLAIVTMDQAQVSPLGMANMDLAQVSPLAMATMDQAQVSPPVMANMDLAQVSPLAMANMDLAQVSPLAMANMSQAQVNLPAMVNMDLAQVSPPAVANMDLAQVSPPAMANMDLAQVSPPAMANMDLAQVSPLAMANMDLVQVSPLAMANMDLAQVSPLAMANMDLVQVSPLAMANMDLVQVSPPATANMDLAQVSPLGMANMDLVQVSPLAMANMDLVQVSPPAVANMDLVQVSPLGMANMDLAQDSPLAMANMDLAQVSPLAMANMSQAQVNLPAMANMDLVQVSPLAMANMGQVPVVIQRIVDNKAIIQVHISLLAVVNLGLSMVSPLVVDLALVNPPAREDIDIVQVANPREVDDKDIVQVHIGPLAVEDLGPGMVSPLVVDMALVNPLAREDIDTIQVVSLRGVDDKSVVQVHIGPLAMDDIDLALVNHLTLHNMGLVQDSHLVRDSMDPAQVVSQEVVDSKDVVQVHVSPPAMDNASLAQVSPLIMGNKGPAMVSLLAVDLAQVISQ
- the LOC127559043 gene encoding uncharacterized protein LOC127559043 isoform X12, with amino-acid sequence MVLTQSSTPIMDKISQAQDSPQAMGTVNVGQVSLPAMDNMRQARGNPLTLGLVQVNLPGKDDMVLAQIVSQKVGEDTDKVQVQISPPAIGDMGQDQVNPLVMDNMGQGLVSPPTIVMDQAQVSLLAMVNMNQAQVSPLAMDNMDLAQGSLLAMAMGQGVSLPAMAIMDLVQVHLLAMAMGQGQVNLLTMDTMNLAPAVTQNVVEDQDITLVHISLLAIVTMDQAQVSPLGMANMDLAQVSPLAMATMDQAQVSPPVMANMDLAQVSPLAMANMDLAQVSPLAMANMSQAQVNLPAMVNMDLAQVSPPAVANMDLAQVSPPAMANMDLAQVSPPAMANMDLAQVSPLAMANMDLVQVSPLAMANMDLAQVSPLAMANMDLVQVSPLAMANMDLVQVSPPATANMDLAQVSPLAMANMDLVQVSPLAMANMDLAQVSPLAMANMDLVQVSPPAVANMDLVQVSPLGMANMDLAQDSPLAMANMDLAQVSPLAMANMSQAQVNLPAMANMDLVQVSPLAMANMGQVPVVIQRIVDNKAIIQVHISLLAVVNLGLSMVSPLVVDLALVNPPAREDIDIVQVANPREVDDKDIVQVHIGPLAVEDLGPGMVSPLVVDMALVNPLAREDIDTIQVVSLRGVDDKSVVQVHIGPLAMDDIDLALVNHLTLHNMGLVQDSHLVRDSMDPAQVVSQEVVDSKDVVQVHVSPPAMDNASLAQVSPLIMGNKGPAMVSLLAVDLAQVISQ
- the LOC127559043 gene encoding uncharacterized protein LOC127559043 isoform X10; the encoded protein is MVLTQSSTPIMDKISQAQDSPQAMGTVNVGQVSLPAMDNMRQARGNPLTLGLVQVNLPGKDDMVLAQIVSQKVGEDTDKVQVQISPPAIGDMGQDQVNPLVMDNMGQGLVSPPTIVMDQAQVSLLAMVNMNQAQVSPLAMDNMDLAQGSLLAMAMGQGVSLPAMAIMDLVQVHLLAMAMGQGQVNLLTMDTMNLAPAVTQNVVEDQDITLVHISLLAIVTMDQAQVSPLGMANMDLAQVSPLAMATMDQAQVSPPVMANMDLAQVSPLAMANMDLAQVSPLAMANMSQAQVNLPAMVNMDLAQVSPPAVANMDLAQVSPPAMANMDLAQVSPPAMANMDLAQVSPLAMANMDLVQVSPLAMANMDLAQVSPLAMANMDLVQVSPLAMANMDLVQVSPPATANMDLAQVSPLGMANMDLVQVSPLAMANMDLVQVSPLAMANMDLAQVSPLAMANMDLVQVSPPAVANMDLVQVSPLGMANMDLAQDSPLAMANMDLAQVSPLAMANMSQAQVNLPAMANMDLVQVSPLAMANMGQVPVVIQRIVDNKAIIQVHISLLAVVNLGLSMVSPLVVDLALVNPPAREDIDIVQVANPREVDDKDIVQVHIGPLAVEDLGPGMVSPLVVDMALVNPLAREDIDTIQVVSLRGVDDKSVVQVHIGPLAMDDIDLALVNHLTLHNMGLVQDSHLVRDSMDPAQVVSQEVVDSKDVVQVHVSPPAMDNASLAQVSPLIMGNKGPAMVSLLAVDLAQVISQ
- the LOC127559043 gene encoding uncharacterized protein LOC127559043 isoform X46, with product MVLTQSSTPIMDKISQAQDSPQAMGTVNVGQVSLPAMDNMRQARGNPLTLGLVQVNLPGKDDMVLAQIVSQKVGEDTDKVQVQISPPAIGDMGQDQVNPLVMDNMGQGLVSPPTIVMDQAQVSLLAMVNMNQAQVSPLAMDNMDLAQGSLLAMAMGQGVSLPAMAIMDLVQVHLLAMAMGQGQVNLLTMDTMNLAPAVTQNVVEDQDITLVHISLLAIVTMDQAQVSPLGMANMDLAQVSPLAMATMDQAQVSPPVMANMDLAQVSPLAMANMDLAQVSPLAMANMSQAQVNLPAMVNMDLAQVSPPAVANMDLAQVSPPAMANMDLAQVSPPAMANMDLAQVSPLAMANMDLVQVSPLAMANMDLAQVSPLAMANMDLVQVSPLAMANMDLVQVSPLAMANMDLAQVSPLAMANMSQAQVNLPAMANMDLVQVSPLAMANMGQVPVVIQRIVDNKAIIQVHISLLAVVNLGLSMVSPLVVDLALVNPPAREDIDIVQVANPREVDDKDIVQVHIGPLAVEDLGPGMVSPLVVDMALVNPLAREDIDTIQVVSLRGVDDKSVVQVHIGPLAMDDIDLALVNHLTLHNMGLVQDSHLVRDSMDPAQVVSQEVVDSKDVVQVHVSPPAMDNASLAQVSPLIMGNKGPAMVSLLAVDLAQVISQ